The sequence CGCCCCTAGCGTGACGGACGTCCGACCACGCACCACGAGAGGGGCTCCCATGCTCACCCGGAACAACCTGTCCTCCGTCTTCGTCCTCGACCAGGACCAGGCGCTCGAGTTCTACGTCGGCGTCCTGGGCCTCGAGGTCAGCGCCGACGTGGACTTCGGCCCCATGCGCTGGCTCACGGTCCGCGTGCCCGGCGACCGCAAGGAGATCCTGCTCGAGCGGCCCGGGCCTCCCGCGCAGGACGAGAAGACGGCGGAGCAGGTGCGCGACCTCGTCACCAAGGGCGCGGGCGGCGGGTGGCTCGCCTTCACGACCGACGACGTCGACGGCACCTTCGAGCGACTGGTCGCCGCGGGCGTGGACGTGACCCAGGAGCCGATGGACCAGCCCTACGGCCGTGACTTCGGGATCCGCGACCCGTTCGGCAACCACCTGCGCATCGGCGACGTCTGACGCTGCCACGACGCCACGTCAGAAGACGGCGAGCGCCTGGTCGAGCAGGCGCAGGCCCTGCGCCTCGAACGCCTCGTCGCCGACCTGGTGCGCCCACGCGGCGGTGGCGACGGCCTCGCGGAGCCGCACGCGATGCCAGGCCGCAGGTTCGCGCGGGTCGCGGCCGTAGCCCTCGAGGAACGCTGCCTCGAGCCGCGGGTCGCGCGCGAACTCCTGGCCCGCCAGGCGCGCCAGGTCGGTCATCGCGGGGCGCCAGGCCGCCCGCCCGAAGTCGATCACGCGGACCACACCGGAGTCGACCAGCCAGTTCCGGGGCTGCCAGTCGCCGTGGGTCGGCACGAGCGTCGCCGGCGCGTCGGGCCAGGTCGCGACGAGCGCGCGGACGTGGTCGACGGTCGCGTCGGCGATGCGGTGCCGGGCGCCCAGCCAACGCAACGTGCGGGCGTTCTCGCGCGCCTCGTGCTCGTCGTCGACGACGGAGGCCTGAGCGTGCAGCGCCGCGAGCAGGGTTCCTGCCTGCCGGTACGTCCGCTCGTCGTCCGCAGCCGGGGACCCGAGC is a genomic window of Cellulomonas fulva containing:
- a CDS encoding VOC family protein yields the protein MLTRNNLSSVFVLDQDQALEFYVGVLGLEVSADVDFGPMRWLTVRVPGDRKEILLERPGPPAQDEKTAEQVRDLVTKGAGGGWLAFTTDDVDGTFERLVAAGVDVTQEPMDQPYGRDFGIRDPFGNHLRIGDV
- a CDS encoding aminoglycoside phosphotransferase family protein, with translation MRPVGTRLDDRQLRLLDEWAPGLVVVKDHSWGLVGTTVLEVEHDGRRLLVKAGDGADHHLAREIDAHERWLDPWVATGGAPALLRADRAAKLLVRQWLPGRLVLGSPAADDERTYRQAGTLLAALHAQASVVDDEHEARENARTLRWLGARHRIADATVDHVRALVATWPDAPATLVPTHGDWQPRNWLVDSGVVRVIDFGRAAWRPAMTDLARLAGQEFARDPRLEAAFLEGYGRDPREPAAWHRVRLREAVATAAWAHQVGDEAFEAQGLRLLDQALAVF